One genomic segment of Gemmatimonadota bacterium includes these proteins:
- a CDS encoding ABC transporter permease, whose product MIRNYLTVTLRNLLRQPVYSLINIVGLAIGMAACMLIVMYVQDELSYDRYHPDADRIYRIVDDIESGGQTIQTAGSPLSWAPALMRDYPEVERFVRMRGTASSWLFHREEMQFYEKKVIWVEDGLFDLFDIPLVAGDPNTALEEPFTIVISETMAAKYFGGEEAMGQILGVDNTYDFKVTGIMRDLPVNTHMRADMFTSYSSLATIGSYYRENWEVHDNFYTYIRLRENTDPADLEAQFPDFLERYAGDKYRETGVVLSPSLQPLADIHLHSHRESELEPNGDIRFVVLYTLIAFLIPLIACINFVNLATARSAMRAREVGVRKVMGANRTQLLGQFLREAVVMAALAMATSVILVQLALPALNAIAGKQLIFPLSNGLVLTALTFGTIIMGLAAGSYPAIYLSGFVPTDVLKGNLDSSRRGLNLRKILVVIQFAMSIFLLVSTAIIYDQLEYISTKRLGFNKEQVMVLPITGSTQRRNTPVLKERLSQLPGVRGVATASGVPGMRVIPIMAVRPDGMAPEDHLMMATLQVDESFLDVLEINLAAGRNFSTDWGTDSTTGFLLNETAVRYLGWGTPPEAIGKPFAWLPFGGKKGNVIGVVEDFHLRTIHEEIEPIVILTSSYHIFVLVRLEPGRIPETISRIGEAWRNVDAGFPLEYTFLDEDFDRLYQDDRRLGEVFAIFAVLGVLVACLGLLGLASYSIQQRTREIGIRKVLGSSVSTIVVLLSKDFMKHVLLGNLIAWPLAYVVMTRWLQNYAYVAALDFTWFLAGGVVALVIAWLTIGAHAVAASRRNPVNALRQG is encoded by the coding sequence ATGATCCGCAACTACCTCACGGTCACCCTGCGCAACCTCCTCAGGCAACCCGTCTATTCCCTCATCAATATCGTCGGACTCGCTATCGGCATGGCGGCATGCATGCTGATCGTGATGTACGTCCAGGACGAGCTCAGCTACGACCGCTATCACCCTGACGCGGATCGGATTTACCGGATCGTGGACGATATAGAAAGCGGCGGGCAGACCATCCAGACGGCGGGATCGCCCTTGAGCTGGGCGCCGGCGCTGATGCGGGACTATCCCGAGGTCGAGCGGTTCGTTCGAATGCGGGGTACGGCCTCTTCCTGGCTGTTTCATAGAGAAGAAATGCAATTCTATGAGAAAAAGGTCATCTGGGTGGAAGACGGCCTGTTCGACCTGTTCGACATCCCCCTGGTCGCCGGAGATCCGAATACCGCGCTGGAAGAGCCCTTTACGATCGTCATCTCGGAAACGATGGCGGCCAAGTACTTCGGCGGTGAAGAGGCCATGGGGCAGATTCTGGGCGTGGATAACACCTACGATTTCAAGGTCACCGGAATCATGCGGGACCTGCCCGTCAATACCCATATGCGGGCGGACATGTTTACCTCCTATTCCTCCCTGGCCACCATAGGCAGTTACTACCGGGAAAACTGGGAGGTTCATGACAACTTCTACACGTACATCCGATTGCGTGAAAACACGGACCCGGCCGACCTCGAAGCGCAGTTTCCGGACTTCCTTGAACGATACGCCGGGGACAAATACCGCGAAACGGGCGTCGTGCTGAGCCCGTCGCTGCAACCGCTCGCCGACATCCACCTGCATTCGCACCGGGAAAGCGAACTCGAGCCCAACGGCGACATCCGCTTCGTGGTCCTCTACACGCTCATCGCGTTCCTGATTCCGCTGATCGCGTGCATCAATTTCGTCAACCTGGCTACGGCCCGGTCGGCCATGCGCGCCCGGGAAGTAGGCGTCCGGAAAGTAATGGGCGCCAACCGGACCCAGTTGCTGGGGCAGTTCCTGAGAGAGGCCGTCGTCATGGCGGCACTCGCCATGGCGACTTCGGTGATCCTGGTGCAGCTCGCCCTGCCCGCGTTGAATGCGATCGCCGGGAAGCAGCTGATCTTCCCGCTCTCGAACGGACTGGTATTGACCGCGCTCACATTCGGTACGATCATTATGGGATTGGCCGCCGGAAGTTATCCGGCGATCTACCTCTCCGGATTTGTGCCCACCGATGTACTAAAGGGCAATCTGGATTCGAGCCGGCGGGGACTGAATCTGCGGAAGATCCTGGTCGTTATACAGTTCGCCATGTCCATCTTCCTGCTGGTCAGCACGGCGATCATCTACGATCAGCTCGAATATATTAGTACCAAGCGGCTTGGTTTCAACAAGGAACAGGTGATGGTGCTTCCCATCACGGGATCCACGCAGCGTCGGAATACGCCCGTACTAAAAGAACGACTGTCCCAATTGCCCGGTGTACGGGGCGTGGCCACGGCAAGCGGTGTACCGGGAATGCGGGTGATCCCGATCATGGCGGTCCGGCCCGATGGCATGGCGCCGGAAGACCACCTCATGATGGCCACGCTGCAGGTGGACGAGTCCTTCCTGGATGTCCTGGAGATCAATCTGGCAGCCGGGCGGAACTTCTCGACGGACTGGGGGACGGACTCGACCACGGGCTTCCTGCTCAACGAGACGGCCGTTCGTTACCTTGGTTGGGGCACTCCGCCGGAAGCCATAGGCAAACCGTTCGCGTGGCTGCCCTTCGGCGGGAAGAAAGGAAATGTCATCGGCGTGGTAGAAGATTTCCATCTCCGTACCATTCACGAGGAGATCGAACCGATCGTTATTCTAACGAGTTCCTATCACATTTTCGTGCTCGTCCGGCTCGAACCCGGTCGGATTCCCGAGACCATTTCACGTATCGGGGAGGCATGGCGAAACGTCGATGCGGGCTTTCCCCTGGAATACACCTTCCTGGACGAGGATTTCGACCGGCTGTACCAGGATGACCGGCGGCTCGGCGAGGTCTTCGCGATCTTCGCGGTACTGGGCGTATTGGTGGCCTGTCTCGGACTCCTCGGACTGGCTTCCTATTCGATTCAGCAGCGCACCCGGGAAATCGGGATCCGCAAGGTGCTCGGTTCATCGGTCTCCACCATCGTCGTACTGCTGTCGAAGGACTTCATGAAACACGTCCTGCTGGGCAACCTGATCGCCTGGCCGCTGGCCTACGTCGTCATGACGCGCTGGCTGCAGAACTACGCCTACGTCGCGGCTCTCGACTTTACATGGTTTCTGGCCGGGGGCGTCGTGGCCCTGGTCATCGCCTGGCTGACGATCGGGGCGCATGCGGTGGCCGCTTCGCGTCGGAACCCGGTGAACGCGTTGAGGCAGGGGTGA
- a CDS encoding ABC transporter permease has protein sequence MIVHYLSVALRNLIRQPGYSSINILGLAIGITCCMLILLYIQHELSYDRFHEKADRIYRVVNGNFARTPPALGPALKDQFPEVEEYVRMRGTTNIWMMSYGDNAYLESDVYTVGKDFFNIFTLPLTQGGPETALDDYAYPERTIVISEPMAAKLFGDENPIDKFIRADDTYDFRVTGVMEAIPSNSHFTADYLVSENLNVENRREQYATAWFGAQHYTYILLAEGTASGELEAKIARWVDTYEPLQPLAARNVPFSPRLQPVTDIHLRSQLERDMTGHSDIGYIYVFTAVAFFIVLIACINFMNLATAQSAARSKEVAIRKTAGAQRSALVIQFMGEAMISAGLAFMVALGLFTAILPWFNTLAGAGIQISYLEYPETLLWLLGIAVFTGLLSGSYPALFVSGFHPIRILKDEMTGGMTGSMLRKGLVVVQFTLSILLIVSTAMVYQQLDYMQSRYLGFDRDQVVVIPLVTGVDRNFEAFKTRLSQRPQIQGITRSVLMPGRMASSAMIPSFPTRLADQPEEDLIGIPALFVSTGFVETLGLDLLAGRPFSSALNDDSNNAVILNRSAIERLGQAAPEEIVKQQVRYRGGRPVRIIGVVEDFHMQSLHDAAGPMQLRLLSRGGGQAAIRLQAQNIPEGIRAIEETWASVFPHYPLAYSFLDEDFERLYQSEQRTANLLGAFSFLAIFIACLGLFGLTSFAIRQRVREVGIHKVMGASVARIVYMLSKDFLKLVAVAVPIAWVLAYWAMSNWLQNFAYRVDIGPGWFLIAGLLALVIALVTVSAKAVTASMVNPVETLRSE, from the coding sequence GTGATAGTTCATTATCTCAGCGTTGCCCTGCGTAATCTGATCCGGCAGCCAGGATACAGCAGCATCAACATCCTCGGACTGGCGATCGGCATCACGTGCTGCATGCTGATTTTATTGTATATCCAGCACGAACTGAGCTACGACCGTTTCCATGAGAAAGCCGATCGGATCTACCGCGTGGTAAACGGCAACTTCGCACGCACACCGCCCGCGTTGGGACCGGCGCTCAAAGACCAGTTCCCGGAGGTAGAGGAATATGTGCGGATGCGGGGCACAACGAATATCTGGATGATGTCCTATGGGGATAACGCGTACCTGGAAAGCGATGTCTATACGGTAGGCAAAGACTTCTTCAACATCTTTACCTTGCCGCTTACTCAGGGCGGTCCGGAAACCGCGCTGGACGACTACGCGTATCCTGAACGAACGATCGTCATCAGCGAACCCATGGCGGCCAAGCTCTTCGGCGATGAGAATCCCATAGACAAGTTTATCCGCGCAGATGACACATACGACTTCCGTGTGACGGGCGTTATGGAAGCGATTCCGTCCAATTCCCACTTCACCGCCGATTATCTGGTCAGCGAGAATCTCAATGTCGAAAACCGTCGTGAGCAGTATGCAACGGCCTGGTTTGGTGCGCAGCATTACACGTACATTCTGCTGGCGGAAGGAACAGCTTCTGGAGAATTGGAGGCCAAGATCGCCAGGTGGGTAGATACCTATGAGCCTCTTCAGCCGCTCGCGGCGCGTAACGTGCCCTTCAGTCCCCGGCTGCAGCCTGTGACCGACATCCATCTGCGGTCGCAGCTGGAACGGGATATGACCGGTCATAGCGATATCGGTTATATCTACGTTTTCACGGCTGTGGCTTTTTTTATCGTGCTCATCGCCTGTATAAACTTCATGAATCTGGCCACGGCGCAGTCCGCCGCCCGATCCAAAGAAGTGGCCATTCGGAAAACCGCCGGCGCCCAGCGAAGCGCGTTGGTGATACAGTTTATGGGCGAGGCCATGATTTCGGCCGGCCTGGCCTTTATGGTGGCTCTGGGGCTCTTTACGGCCATCCTGCCCTGGTTCAACACGCTGGCGGGAGCAGGAATACAGATCAGTTACCTGGAATACCCGGAGACGTTGCTATGGCTGTTGGGCATCGCGGTCTTTACAGGTCTGTTGTCCGGTAGTTATCCGGCACTGTTTGTCTCCGGATTTCACCCGATCCGGATCCTCAAGGATGAAATGACGGGCGGCATGACCGGTTCCATGCTGCGAAAAGGTCTTGTGGTGGTGCAGTTTACGCTGTCGATTCTGCTGATCGTCAGCACCGCGATGGTGTATCAGCAGCTGGATTACATGCAAAGTAGATACCTGGGATTTGATAGGGACCAGGTCGTCGTTATTCCGCTCGTCACTGGAGTGGATCGGAATTTCGAGGCCTTCAAGACACGACTTTCTCAGCGTCCTCAGATTCAGGGTATTACTCGATCTGTTTTGATGCCGGGACGTATGGCCAGTTCCGCTATGATTCCTTCCTTTCCGACCCGTCTGGCGGATCAACCGGAAGAAGACCTGATCGGGATTCCCGCTTTATTTGTATCTACCGGTTTCGTAGAGACCCTTGGCCTTGATTTGCTGGCCGGACGCCCGTTTTCCAGTGCGCTCAACGATGATTCGAATAACGCGGTGATCCTGAACCGGTCTGCGATTGAACGATTGGGCCAGGCCGCGCCGGAGGAAATCGTTAAACAGCAGGTACGATACAGAGGAGGCCGGCCCGTCAGGATCATCGGCGTCGTCGAGGATTTCCATATGCAAAGCCTTCATGACGCGGCGGGTCCCATGCAGTTGAGGCTCCTGAGCCGAGGCGGCGGTCAGGCGGCGATACGTCTGCAGGCGCAGAATATACCCGAAGGAATCCGTGCGATCGAAGAGACATGGGCTTCGGTATTTCCCCATTACCCCCTGGCCTATTCGTTTTTGGATGAAGATTTCGAGCGACTGTACCAGTCGGAGCAACGCACCGCAAATCTGTTGGGCGCTTTCAGTTTCCTGGCCATCTTTATTGCCTGTCTGGGCCTGTTCGGCCTGACTTCATTCGCCATCCGGCAGCGAGTCAGGGAGGTCGGAATCCACAAGGTCATGGGGGCTTCGGTGGCTCGCATCGTATACATGCTTTCGAAGGACTTTCTCAAACTGGTAGCAGTTGCCGTACCGATCGCCTGGGTCCTGGCCTACTGGGCCATGAGCAACTGGTTGCAGAACTTCGCCTACCGGGTCGACATCGGCCCGGGGTGGTTCCTGATCGCCGGCCTTCTGGCGCTGGTCATCGCCCTGGTTACGGTCAGTGCAAAAGCAGTCACCGCCTCGATGGTGAATCCTGTGGAGACCCTGCGGTCTGAATAG
- a CDS encoding ABC transporter permease, with protein MFQNYLSVALRNLRRHPAYSLINIAGLAIGMATCILILLYIQDELGYDRHHPHADRVYRIVDDIESGGQIVQTAGTPTGWGPALRRDFPEIELLVRIRGTETAWLVDLGNTIYYERKVIWAEPELFEMFSMPLVLGDPATALSEPYSMVISEDLAFKYFGVEDPIGKAVNLDNRWDFMVTGVMKNVPTNAHLRPDMLVSYSTMNVIRSWDLDDWAYHRNLYTYIRLRENVSPHEFEAKLPAFLERHAGDQYREAGISLRPSLQPLVDIHLYSNRESEHEPNGDIRYVALFMVIAFLILIIACINFINLATARSEMRAREVGVRKILGANRIQLIRQFLGESVLMAGLAAVVAVILVQLVLPAVNEIAGKQLALPLTDWRVLAVLVLGTTAIGLAAGSYPAAYLSGFLPAVVMKGSPESGKKGLGMRQVLVVVQFSMSIFLLVSTAIIYDQLEYIQTKRLGFDKEHVMVVPITGSPQQVNTPVLRRRLSELPGVVGISTTTGVPGMRILPILEVRPEGMRPEDHLMMATLHADEHFIDVMGIEVLAGRNFSSDWSTDTTSAYLLNETAVRSLGWGSPLDAIGRQFERLSWERAPGRVIGVVEDFHLRTIHEEIEPAVITTSPYHTFILIRIVPGGISETVGRIEEVWNDVDSRYPLEYTFLDEDFDALYRTDRQLGEIFAVFAFLAIFVACLGLLGLASFSIQQRTREIGIRKVVGSSVSAIVILLSKDFMKYVLWANVIAWPLAYLVMSNWLQNYAYNAEIQYGWFVAGGMLALVIAWLTIGAHAVAASRRNPVNALRQG; from the coding sequence GTGTTCCAGAACTACTTAAGCGTGGCCCTGCGCAACCTCCGCAGGCATCCCGCCTACTCGCTCATCAACATCGCCGGGCTCGCCATCGGCATGGCCACCTGCATCCTGATCCTCCTGTATATCCAGGATGAACTCGGCTACGACCGGCATCATCCCCATGCGGATCGAGTCTACCGGATCGTCGACGATATCGAGAGTGGGGGCCAGATCGTACAGACGGCCGGTACGCCCACCGGATGGGGACCCGCCCTCAGGCGCGACTTCCCCGAGATCGAGCTCCTCGTCCGCATTCGAGGCACGGAAACCGCGTGGCTGGTGGATCTCGGGAACACCATCTACTACGAGCGCAAGGTCATCTGGGCGGAACCGGAACTGTTTGAGATGTTCAGCATGCCCCTGGTCCTGGGCGACCCGGCCACCGCGTTGTCCGAGCCATACTCGATGGTGATTTCGGAGGATCTGGCGTTCAAGTACTTCGGCGTCGAAGATCCCATCGGCAAGGCCGTCAATCTCGACAATCGCTGGGACTTCATGGTGACGGGCGTCATGAAGAACGTCCCGACCAACGCCCATTTGCGGCCGGACATGCTGGTTTCCTATTCCACGATGAATGTGATCCGGTCCTGGGACCTGGACGACTGGGCGTATCACCGGAACCTGTACACCTACATCCGGCTCCGGGAGAACGTGTCCCCGCACGAATTCGAAGCGAAGCTGCCGGCCTTCCTTGAGCGCCACGCGGGCGACCAGTACCGGGAGGCGGGCATCAGCCTGCGGCCGTCCCTCCAGCCCCTCGTGGACATCCATCTCTATTCGAACCGGGAGAGCGAGCACGAACCCAACGGCGATATCCGTTACGTGGCCCTCTTCATGGTCATCGCGTTCCTGATCCTGATCATCGCATGCATAAATTTCATCAACCTGGCCACGGCCCGTTCCGAAATGCGCGCCAGGGAGGTGGGCGTGAGAAAGATCCTGGGAGCGAACCGTATCCAGTTGATCCGGCAGTTCCTGGGAGAGTCGGTCCTCATGGCGGGCCTCGCCGCGGTCGTGGCCGTCATCCTGGTTCAACTCGTCCTGCCTGCCGTAAACGAGATCGCCGGGAAGCAGCTCGCGTTGCCGCTGACCGACTGGAGGGTGCTGGCCGTGCTGGTCCTCGGCACGACCGCGATCGGACTGGCCGCCGGCAGCTATCCGGCAGCATACCTGTCCGGTTTCCTGCCAGCCGTGGTCATGAAAGGCAGCCCGGAGTCGGGCAAGAAGGGTCTGGGGATGCGGCAGGTGCTGGTCGTGGTCCAATTCTCCATGTCCATCTTCCTGCTGGTCAGCACAGCCATCATCTACGATCAACTCGAGTACATCCAGACCAAGCGTTTGGGTTTCGACAAGGAACACGTAATGGTCGTCCCCATTACGGGTTCGCCGCAGCAGGTGAACACGCCTGTACTTAGACGGCGCCTGTCGGAACTGCCTGGCGTGGTGGGGATTTCCACGACCACCGGCGTGCCGGGCATGCGGATTTTGCCGATCCTGGAGGTGCGGCCCGAAGGCATGCGGCCGGAGGATCACCTGATGATGGCCACGCTGCACGCGGACGAGCATTTCATCGATGTCATGGGCATCGAGGTGCTCGCCGGGCGGAACTTCTCATCGGACTGGAGCACGGATACGACCAGCGCGTACCTGCTGAACGAGACGGCCGTCCGCAGCCTGGGATGGGGTTCGCCCCTCGATGCGATCGGCCGGCAGTTCGAGCGGCTCTCCTGGGAAAGGGCGCCGGGCCGGGTGATCGGCGTGGTGGAGGATTTCCACCTGCGCACGATACACGAAGAGATCGAACCCGCCGTAATCACGACCAGCCCCTATCACACTTTCATCCTGATTCGGATCGTACCCGGGGGGATCTCGGAAACCGTCGGACGCATCGAGGAAGTGTGGAACGACGTGGATTCCCGGTACCCGCTCGAATATACCTTCCTGGACGAGGATTTCGACGCGCTGTACCGGACCGACCGGCAACTCGGCGAGATCTTCGCCGTCTTCGCCTTTCTCGCGATCTTCGTGGCCTGCCTGGGCCTCCTGGGCCTGGCTTCGTTCTCGATCCAGCAGCGCACGCGCGAGATCGGGATCCGCAAGGTCGTCGGCTCGTCGGTTTCCGCCATCGTGATCCTGCTTTCGAAGGACTTCATGAAGTACGTCCTCTGGGCCAACGTGATCGCCTGGCCGCTGGCCTACCTCGTCATGAGCAACTGGCTGCAGAACTACGCCTACAATGCGGAAATCCAATATGGATGGTTCGTGGCGGGCGGCATGCTCGCGCTGGTCATCGCCTGGCTGACCATAGGGGCGCATGCGGTCGCGGCGTCGCGTCGGAATCCGGTCAATGCGCTGAGGCAGGGGTGA
- a CDS encoding phytanoyl-CoA dioxygenase family protein, whose protein sequence is MLTTAQKSIFDEHGWVRVPRMLPETDVHSVLDRVWDDLEQRCRIPRDDPEAWPETKPKGFNRLMRSGAFEPTCGSAVQAAIDEFLEPGHWEKPSPWGALLLTFPAAGPWFLPNHSWHMDLQIAVDPASETNPGVQVFAILEPLAARGGATIALAGSHRLVRHLARQPELIGEGRSKDITNAVKRAAPNLRDLWSRDLGGVRDSGVNREDRYLANPVDVSGIPVQAVEFTGDPGDVIFMHPWIIHTASSNRGDRPRIVITERVRRQDGRDGHNVPAGQDKQNDDDRNTIRSEET, encoded by the coding sequence ATGTTGACCACTGCGCAGAAATCCATATTTGATGAGCACGGCTGGGTTCGTGTACCACGTATGCTTCCGGAAACGGACGTCCATTCCGTGCTCGACCGCGTCTGGGACGACCTGGAGCAGAGGTGCAGGATTCCGCGCGATGATCCGGAGGCCTGGCCGGAGACGAAACCCAAGGGTTTCAACAGGCTGATGCGTTCCGGCGCCTTCGAACCAACCTGCGGCTCGGCCGTTCAAGCAGCTATAGACGAATTCCTCGAACCCGGCCACTGGGAGAAACCAAGCCCCTGGGGGGCGCTTCTGCTTACCTTCCCCGCTGCGGGCCCGTGGTTTCTGCCCAACCATTCCTGGCACATGGACCTGCAGATCGCCGTAGATCCTGCGTCAGAGACAAACCCAGGCGTACAGGTTTTCGCCATATTGGAACCGCTGGCCGCTCGCGGCGGCGCGACGATTGCCCTCGCCGGTTCTCACCGGCTCGTCCGCCACCTCGCCCGGCAACCGGAGCTGATAGGCGAGGGCCGGTCCAAAGACATCACCAATGCGGTCAAGCGGGCGGCGCCGAATCTGCGGGATCTGTGGTCCCGCGACCTGGGCGGCGTCCGCGATTCGGGTGTAAACCGCGAAGACCGATACCTTGCGAATCCCGTCGATGTGTCCGGCATTCCCGTGCAGGCCGTCGAATTCACCGGCGATCCCGGTGACGTGATCTTCATGCATCCCTGGATCATCCATACCGCATCTTCCAACCGCGGCGACCGGCCGAGAATCGTTATAACGGAGCGGGTCCGCAGACAGGACGGACGGGACGGACATAACGTACCGGCCGGACAGGACAAACAGAACGATGACGATCGCAACACCATCAGATCGGAAGAGACATAA
- a CDS encoding tetratricopeptide repeat protein, which produces MSNLPDFDQLWNYNDPAKTEKTFRGLLPVAESAGNHDYHAQLLTQIARTHSLRRQFVEAHGILDNAETLIVNIDNPLNDVTQTTRVRLLLERGRTFNSAGDVEAARPLFKEAWERARQAGEDYHAVDAAHMLGICEPADASLMWNNRAMEAAEASDDPRARGWLGALYNNTGWTYHDAGEYEMALELFEKGLAWRTERDNPQATRIAKWTVGRAKRSLGRIEEALAVQQSLLVEHEADGTSDGYVFEEIAECLLTLERPDEARPYFGRAYQELSEDGWLTENESERLARLKRLGDAQPC; this is translated from the coding sequence ATGAGTAACCTCCCCGACTTCGACCAACTCTGGAACTACAACGATCCGGCGAAAACCGAGAAGACCTTCCGAGGGCTGCTGCCCGTCGCCGAGAGCGCTGGCAATCACGACTATCACGCCCAGCTTCTCACACAGATCGCGCGGACCCATAGCCTTCGACGGCAGTTCGTCGAAGCCCACGGTATCCTCGACAACGCTGAAACATTGATTGTTAATATTGACAACCCTTTAAACGACGTTACACAGACCACCCGTGTCCGTCTTCTCCTCGAACGCGGCCGCACCTTCAACTCAGCAGGAGACGTCGAAGCCGCACGGCCGCTCTTCAAAGAAGCCTGGGAACGGGCGCGACAGGCCGGCGAGGACTATCACGCCGTGGACGCGGCCCACATGCTAGGGATCTGCGAGCCGGCAGATGCATCCCTTATGTGGAATAACAGGGCGATGGAGGCCGCGGAAGCATCTGACGATCCGCGTGCAAGGGGCTGGCTCGGCGCCCTCTACAACAACACCGGGTGGACGTACCACGACGCGGGCGAGTACGAAATGGCACTGGAACTCTTCGAAAAGGGGCTTGCCTGGCGTACCGAGCGGGACAATCCTCAAGCGACGCGGATTGCGAAGTGGACCGTCGGCAGGGCGAAGCGTTCGCTCGGACGTATCGAAGAAGCGCTGGCCGTGCAGCAGTCCCTACTCGTGGAACACGAAGCGGACGGCACGTCGGACGGCTACGTCTTCGAGGAAATCGCCGAGTGCCTGTTGACGCTGGAAAGGCCGGATGAAGCACGGCCATACTTCGGCCGCGCCTACCAGGAACTGTCGGAAGACGGTTGGCTGACGGAAAACGAGTCCGAGCGCCTGGCACGACTCAAACGATTGGGCGATGCACAACCATGTTGA
- a CDS encoding mandelate racemase/muconate lactonizing enzyme family protein: protein MKVTEIEAHEITLEYEDWIAYQLNHFYGPAKRTVYVVHTDDGLTGLGEGHAAEPEEVVDRYIGTNPFEWIGDETSLALGTAMYDLMGKAAGVPVYKLFGQKVRSWVPVGSWTVSTHPDRMAEAVREYSSRGYTWMKYHLSPFENVMDQTEAMQAVAPEGFRIHYDFTMHGTDDHMPELLDKLERFPVAGCFEDPLPPGDIQGYIELRKRTRLPVVLHHFPMGATYEVLMKPADAYMLGHQPIGEAARRAGLFAADDSPFMLQNVGGNITRAMIAHMMAAFPSANFHFISATETWKTDVAAERLEPVNGFVRVPETPGLGVTLDREELERLKRLELARQDRWIIRSQFENGARMYNIADPEDSIFMVRPDRRRGMVPMSYDAPIATEYWDDDGTEEYQAMFARIEREGVVLEK, encoded by the coding sequence ATGAAGGTCACCGAGATCGAGGCACACGAGATCACCCTCGAATACGAGGACTGGATCGCTTACCAGCTCAATCATTTCTACGGACCGGCGAAGCGGACGGTCTACGTCGTGCATACCGACGACGGGCTCACCGGTTTGGGCGAAGGGCATGCCGCGGAGCCGGAGGAAGTGGTCGACCGTTACATAGGGACGAACCCCTTCGAATGGATCGGTGACGAGACCTCCCTGGCGCTGGGCACGGCGATGTACGACCTGATGGGCAAGGCCGCGGGCGTGCCGGTCTACAAGCTGTTCGGACAGAAGGTCCGTTCCTGGGTGCCGGTGGGAAGCTGGACCGTGTCTACACACCCGGACCGCATGGCCGAAGCGGTGCGCGAGTATTCGTCCCGCGGCTACACCTGGATGAAGTACCATCTCTCGCCCTTCGAGAACGTCATGGACCAGACCGAGGCGATGCAGGCCGTGGCACCGGAGGGGTTCAGGATCCACTACGATTTCACCATGCACGGCACCGACGACCACATGCCCGAACTCCTGGACAAGCTGGAGCGGTTCCCGGTGGCCGGCTGCTTCGAAGACCCCCTGCCTCCGGGAGACATCCAGGGCTACATCGAACTGCGCAAGCGCACCCGGTTGCCGGTCGTCCTGCATCATTTCCCCATGGGGGCGACCTACGAAGTCCTGATGAAACCCGCGGACGCGTACATGCTGGGGCATCAGCCGATCGGCGAGGCGGCGCGGCGGGCGGGCCTGTTCGCCGCGGACGACAGTCCCTTCATGCTTCAGAACGTGGGCGGGAACATCACCCGGGCCATGATCGCACACATGATGGCGGCCTTCCCTTCGGCGAACTTCCACTTCATCAGCGCGACGGAGACCTGGAAGACCGATGTGGCCGCGGAACGGCTCGAGCCCGTCAACGGATTCGTGCGGGTTCCGGAGACGCCCGGGCTCGGGGTCACGCTGGACCGCGAGGAACTGGAGCGACTCAAGCGACTCGAACTGGCGCGCCAGGACAGGTGGATCATCCGGTCGCAATTCGAGAACGGCGCGCGGATGTACAACATCGCCGACCCGGAGGATTCGATTTTCATGGTGCGGCCCGACCGGCGGCGCGGCATGGTCCCCATGAGCTACGACGCACCCATTGCCACCGAGTATTGGGATGATGACGGCACCGAGGAATACCAGGCAATGTTCGCCCGCATCGAGCGTGAAGGCGTCGTGCTCGAGAAGTGA